A segment of the Cenarchaeum symbiosum A genome:
CAGCATCCTGTCGGGGTCTGCCGACAGCGTGGTCTTGCCCGTCCCGGACAGCCCAAAGAAGAGCGCAGTGTCTCCGCCCCTGCCAATGTTTGCCGAGCAGTGCATGGGGAGCACCCCCTTTGCAGGCAGCACATAGTTCATCACGCTGAACATGGATTTTTTTATCTCGCCGGCATATCTTGTCCCGCCTATCAGCACGGTCTTTCTTGTAAGGTCTATCACTATGAATACATTCGAGTTTGTGCCGTCCCGCTCGGGGACCGCCTCAAAGTCGTTTACACACAGTATGGTAAATTCAGGCTTGTGGGCTTCGAGCTCTTCGGGGCTGGGCCTGATGAATAGCTGCCTCGCAAAGAGGCTCTGCCATGCATGGTCGTTTATCACCCTGACTGCAATCCTGTTCTCGGGATCCGCCCCCACGAACCCGTCGAACACGTACAGCTCCTTTCCCTTGACAAACCCCTTCATCCTCTCGAATATCTCTGCAAACCTGCCGGGATCAAACTTGTGGTTTACCTTGCCCCAGTCGACCGTATCGCGGGTCGTCCCGTCGTATACGATATAGCGATCGCCAGGGGAGCGCCCGGTGTACTTGCCGGTCCTCACGGAGAGCGACCCCGTGCTGGTCACCACCCCGTCGCCCTTTTCTACAGCTATCCTGATGAGCTCCTGCGGCTCGAGATTCCTGTGGGCCCTGCCGGGCAGCATCCCCGTGGCCTGCAGCTGCGAGAGGAGCCTTGCCTCTACCTGTCCATCCAAGTATGTGATCCCGCCATGGGGCATGCGCGATGGCCTGTCATAAGATAAGTCGATCCGACCGGAATTTCCTTATTATCTCTTTTGCGCCGGGGCCCTGTGCCTGAATTGCACCGGTGCTTGGACACGGCGGAAAAGCCCGCCCTGCGGCCCGCGCCCTTAGATACCTATTTATCTTATCCACCGGGTGCTGCCGGCATGCCGATCAACAAGGAGAAGCTTCTGCAAAGATCCGAGGTGGCAAAGCACCGGCCGGACTTTGTGCGTGCCGAGAGCTGGCGCTACAAGAGGATCAAGCCCGCATGGAGAAAGCCCAAGGGTGTGGACAACCACCAGAGAAAGCAAAAGAGCCGCGGCAGGCCCGGCCTGGTCAAGGTCGGATACGGGGGCCCGAGGGCCGCGCGCGGCCTGCACCCGTCAGGCTACACGGACAATTTGGTATACAATACAGCAGACATCTCTGTGCTGGACCCCGCCACCGACGGCCTCCGCATAGGCCACAGCGTGGGGGCCCGCAAGCGGAAGATCATTGCAGCTTTTGCAGTGGAGAAAAAGTTCAAGATATTCAACGCGAGGGTGAGCCCAGATGGTAATCAATCTTAGGACAAAAAAGAGG
Coding sequences within it:
- a CDS encoding ribosomal protein L32E (COG1717); amino-acid sequence: MPINKEKLLQRSEVAKHRPDFVRAESWRYKRIKPAWRKPKGVDNHQRKQKSRGRPGLVKVGYGGPRAARGLHPSGYTDNLVYNTADISVLDPATDGLRIGHSVGARKRKIIAAFAVEKKFKIFNARVSPDGNQS